One genomic window of Quercus robur chromosome 6, dhQueRobu3.1, whole genome shotgun sequence includes the following:
- the LOC126688750 gene encoding uncharacterized protein LOC126688750 isoform X2 → MFGISYGELFLLVGATAALVGTKDLPVIARTAGRLAGRAIGYVQLARGQFDNVMHKSQASQVHKELQETMAQLEAIRYEIRSVSLINPSPLTRRMMDNPEGPAPERNSDNCSSEKFQKEQKPTNNVMKDHSFKTSGSVNLQSQATAYARLAESEAIRTGSLKSNAEIENLNDEAGLFTILPVSAESTGMLPNRKESVKGSDIVLEAIVEAEVAHNAKDFFSQPQNQIQ, encoded by the exons ATGTTTGGTATTTCCTACGGAGAGCTCTTCCTTTTGGTCGGTGCCACTGCTGCTCTCGtcg GCACAAAGGATCTCCCTGTTATTGCAAGAACTGCAGGGAGGTTAGCGGGTCGAGCAATCGGCTACGTTCAACTAGCTCGTGGCCAATTCGATAATGTTATGCACAAGTCTCAAGCTAGCCAG GTTCACAAAGAACTTCAAGAAACAATGGCACAACTAGAGGCTATTCGTTATGAAATTCGAAGTGTCTCTCTCATTAATCCTAGCCCTTTGACGCGAAGAATGATGGACAATCCTGAGGGTCCTGCTCCTGAAAGAAATTCTG ACAATTGTTCGTCTGAGAAGTTTCAAAAAGAGCAGAAGCCAACAAATAATGTGATGAAG GATCATAGTTTTAAAACTTCAGGTTCGGTTAATTTGCAAAGCCAAGCAACTGCTTATGCTAGATTGGCTGAATCTGAAGCCATAAGGACTGGTTCTTTGAAGAGTAATGCAGAAATAGAAAACCTTAATGATGAAGCTGGTCTCTTCACTATCCTCCCAGTTTCAGCCGAAAGCACTGGGATGCTACCAAATCGCAAGG AAAGTGTGAAAGGATCAGACATTGTATTGGAAGCAATAGTTGAAGCAGAAGTAGCACATAACGCCAAAGATTTCTTTTCACAGCCCCAGAATCAAATACAATGA
- the LOC126688750 gene encoding uncharacterized protein LOC126688750 isoform X1 — protein MFGISYGELFLLVGATAALVGTKDLPVIARTAGRLAGRAIGYVQLARGQFDNVMHKSQASQVHKELQETMAQLEAIRYEIRSVSLINPSPLTRRMMDNPEGPAPERNSADNCSSEKFQKEQKPTNNVMKDHSFKTSGSVNLQSQATAYARLAESEAIRTGSLKSNAEIENLNDEAGLFTILPVSAESTGMLPNRKESVKGSDIVLEAIVEAEVAHNAKDFFSQPQNQIQ, from the exons ATGTTTGGTATTTCCTACGGAGAGCTCTTCCTTTTGGTCGGTGCCACTGCTGCTCTCGtcg GCACAAAGGATCTCCCTGTTATTGCAAGAACTGCAGGGAGGTTAGCGGGTCGAGCAATCGGCTACGTTCAACTAGCTCGTGGCCAATTCGATAATGTTATGCACAAGTCTCAAGCTAGCCAG GTTCACAAAGAACTTCAAGAAACAATGGCACAACTAGAGGCTATTCGTTATGAAATTCGAAGTGTCTCTCTCATTAATCCTAGCCCTTTGACGCGAAGAATGATGGACAATCCTGAGGGTCCTGCTCCTGAAAGAAATTCTG CAGACAATTGTTCGTCTGAGAAGTTTCAAAAAGAGCAGAAGCCAACAAATAATGTGATGAAG GATCATAGTTTTAAAACTTCAGGTTCGGTTAATTTGCAAAGCCAAGCAACTGCTTATGCTAGATTGGCTGAATCTGAAGCCATAAGGACTGGTTCTTTGAAGAGTAATGCAGAAATAGAAAACCTTAATGATGAAGCTGGTCTCTTCACTATCCTCCCAGTTTCAGCCGAAAGCACTGGGATGCTACCAAATCGCAAGG AAAGTGTGAAAGGATCAGACATTGTATTGGAAGCAATAGTTGAAGCAGAAGTAGCACATAACGCCAAAGATTTCTTTTCACAGCCCCAGAATCAAATACAATGA
- the LOC126688750 gene encoding uncharacterized protein LOC126688750 isoform X4: MFGISYGELFLLVGATAALVGTKDLPVIARTAGRLAGRAIGYVQLARGQFDNVMHKSQASQVHKELQETMAQLEAIRYEIRSVSLINPSPLTRRMMDNPEGPAPERNSDNCSSEKFQKEQKPTNNDHSFKTSGSVNLQSQATAYARLAESEAIRTGSLKSNAEIENLNDEAGLFTILPVSAESTGMLPNRKESVKGSDIVLEAIVEAEVAHNAKDFFSQPQNQIQ; this comes from the exons ATGTTTGGTATTTCCTACGGAGAGCTCTTCCTTTTGGTCGGTGCCACTGCTGCTCTCGtcg GCACAAAGGATCTCCCTGTTATTGCAAGAACTGCAGGGAGGTTAGCGGGTCGAGCAATCGGCTACGTTCAACTAGCTCGTGGCCAATTCGATAATGTTATGCACAAGTCTCAAGCTAGCCAG GTTCACAAAGAACTTCAAGAAACAATGGCACAACTAGAGGCTATTCGTTATGAAATTCGAAGTGTCTCTCTCATTAATCCTAGCCCTTTGACGCGAAGAATGATGGACAATCCTGAGGGTCCTGCTCCTGAAAGAAATTCTG ACAATTGTTCGTCTGAGAAGTTTCAAAAAGAGCAGAAGCCAACAAATAAT GATCATAGTTTTAAAACTTCAGGTTCGGTTAATTTGCAAAGCCAAGCAACTGCTTATGCTAGATTGGCTGAATCTGAAGCCATAAGGACTGGTTCTTTGAAGAGTAATGCAGAAATAGAAAACCTTAATGATGAAGCTGGTCTCTTCACTATCCTCCCAGTTTCAGCCGAAAGCACTGGGATGCTACCAAATCGCAAGG AAAGTGTGAAAGGATCAGACATTGTATTGGAAGCAATAGTTGAAGCAGAAGTAGCACATAACGCCAAAGATTTCTTTTCACAGCCCCAGAATCAAATACAATGA
- the LOC126688750 gene encoding uncharacterized protein LOC126688750 isoform X3, protein MFGISYGELFLLVGATAALVGTKDLPVIARTAGRLAGRAIGYVQLARGQFDNVMHKSQASQVHKELQETMAQLEAIRYEIRSVSLINPSPLTRRMMDNPEGPAPERNSADNCSSEKFQKEQKPTNNDHSFKTSGSVNLQSQATAYARLAESEAIRTGSLKSNAEIENLNDEAGLFTILPVSAESTGMLPNRKESVKGSDIVLEAIVEAEVAHNAKDFFSQPQNQIQ, encoded by the exons ATGTTTGGTATTTCCTACGGAGAGCTCTTCCTTTTGGTCGGTGCCACTGCTGCTCTCGtcg GCACAAAGGATCTCCCTGTTATTGCAAGAACTGCAGGGAGGTTAGCGGGTCGAGCAATCGGCTACGTTCAACTAGCTCGTGGCCAATTCGATAATGTTATGCACAAGTCTCAAGCTAGCCAG GTTCACAAAGAACTTCAAGAAACAATGGCACAACTAGAGGCTATTCGTTATGAAATTCGAAGTGTCTCTCTCATTAATCCTAGCCCTTTGACGCGAAGAATGATGGACAATCCTGAGGGTCCTGCTCCTGAAAGAAATTCTG CAGACAATTGTTCGTCTGAGAAGTTTCAAAAAGAGCAGAAGCCAACAAATAAT GATCATAGTTTTAAAACTTCAGGTTCGGTTAATTTGCAAAGCCAAGCAACTGCTTATGCTAGATTGGCTGAATCTGAAGCCATAAGGACTGGTTCTTTGAAGAGTAATGCAGAAATAGAAAACCTTAATGATGAAGCTGGTCTCTTCACTATCCTCCCAGTTTCAGCCGAAAGCACTGGGATGCTACCAAATCGCAAGG AAAGTGTGAAAGGATCAGACATTGTATTGGAAGCAATAGTTGAAGCAGAAGTAGCACATAACGCCAAAGATTTCTTTTCACAGCCCCAGAATCAAATACAATGA